From the Piliocolobus tephrosceles isolate RC106 chromosome 14, ASM277652v3, whole genome shotgun sequence genome, the window GGCACCTTTGCATAGGTGGGGAAACCTGCCTATCTGTACTCCCTTCTTCTGAGACTTAGAGGGCtttaacagagaaagagaggtcCCATATCCAGTCCTGCTGTCAACCCAGACTTCTCTCTACCATCCACTTATacctagagttttctttttaagaaacagcAGTTGTATCACACAATGTCCCCTCAATATTGCTAGACAAAAGGCAGATATACAGAAGTCAAATGGAGATAACTCATGTTatagattaagaaagaaaatatatatataattatttgtatggCATTTTCTCATCAAATGCAAATGCAAAAGCagttagaaaaatacaaaaaggtaatGGTGTAAAGTATTAACAGCAGTTgtctttaaatgaaaaaatgatgggtaattttttccttttccttagttttttaatattttatattcttacagAATTCACATATATTGTTTTTCAGTAGGGACAAACAGAATAAACTAGGGATTAAAAATGAAGGAATCAAGAACTTGTTCCAATAACTAATAGTCACTCACTGTCTTTAGATctgtattgcagcactatttacaacagcaaagacatggaaccaacccaaatacccatcaatgatagactgggtaaagcaaatgtggtacatatacagcaaggaatactctgcagccacaaaaggaatgaaatcatgtctttttcagggacgtggatgaaactggaagccatcatcctcagcaaactaacacaggaacagaaaaccaaacaccacatgttctcactcataagtgggagttgaacaatgagaacacatggacacagggaggggaacaaccacaccagggcctattgggggatgcgggggggtgggggtgaggggaaggaaAGTATCTGGATAAATGGCTAATGCATGCagtgcttaaaacctagatgatgggttcatATGTGCAGCAAACCCCagtggcacacgtatacctatgtaacaaacctgcacattctgcacgtgtatcctggaacttaaagtgaaattaaaaaaaaaaaaaaacaaaaaacaaacgatCTACTCCCAGATGGGTGATTTTGGGCCAGTCTCCTGATCTATCTGTGCCtggtttcctttcctcttccagtATTATTCTTGTTCTTAGTTCCAGCAAATAGTATATCTCCTTGGTTCAGCTTTTTCCATGTGGAGGTTAATCCCTATGAATGAACCACTTCCAAAGCTGGTCTTGGAAATGGTCCCTGAAGCTCAGAGTACTTGATCCTTCCAGGTCCTGTTGACATTTCTTGTGATTGGGTGGGACCTCTTGGTCCCAGACTGAGCTGCCAACTGAGCTTCCTTCTAGACCTAAGTTGTGTCTGGTGTCATTCTTTTGGTGGTCTCACTCTCAGGTTTGAATATCTTGAACACCTATCAAGTTTACTTATCAAGTCACCCTTGACCATGGCAGACTGAATGTTTCCCTCCACTTGACTAAACTTCACACAGGCTCTTTCCCAACTCTAGGTTCCTGACCTCCCTTTTCTTAtggcatttactttagaaaacctATGAATTATTTCTATGCctcttgaaaaattttaaaaattttaaaaggctctTGCTAGTTTTGCAACCCAGGAATATCATTCTCAACGACCTGGTACTGTCTACTtgaaatgaaatcattttattttcatatttcaattatcaaaattcattcaaaatttcattttaatcattGAGGGTGATGGCACACCTATCCTCCAGGCTCTGTAGGAGGGTAACGACCTAATTTTCATGGACAATTCTTTGTTCCACATTGCAAACCTACCTCCTGTCACAAAGAtatgagaagtttttttttgggggggggtaaAGCCAGTTAGCAAAAATAGCTTATGTTCTTTCTCTCACCCCAGCACTTAAATAGCCTCCTGCCCTTAGTTTCAGCAGACTTGATTTCATACTGAGTTCTGGTGTCTGCTCCGTATTGCAACTGCCTTAAATGAAGTCTTCCCAGCATGTTTAAATTTGTCCAGTACAATTTTTGCTGTGATACCCTGTAATGATTGCTGGCCACTGCCTCTCTCCAGGCTGCAGCTCTGTCTCTGGCCAGTTGGTCCTTTTCCAGTCCTGCCACATCAGGCATCCTTCATCTGTTAAACTGCTTGTGATATTGAGCATCCATCTTGCCCTGAATTTGGGTTTTTCAAGATTATATTAGAGAAGTCCAATTAGGAAGGCATTTAGAAGAGCCTGGGCCTCTACTCTGGAGAAGTACCCTGTACTGAGTACAGCATTTTCCCAAGCCAAGGAATTTCTGCAAAGCCCCCTTCATGTCCCTGTTCCTCAAGCTATAGACAAAAAGATTCAGCATGGGAGTGACCATTGTGTATACCACAGATACAATCATTCCAGCATCTGCTGAGTAGGGGGATGAGGACTGGAAATACACCAGAAAGACGGTTCCATAGAAGAGAGTGACCACTGTCAGGTGAGAACCACAGGTAGAGAAGACTTTGTGCTTCCCCTCAGCAGAGGGGATCCTGAGGATGGTGTGCTTGATGTGGGCATAAGAGACCAGGACACAGGTGAGAGGAATGACTTCCGAGAGAGTGGTTTCAGTGAACATTATGATGTGAAAGACCCTTGTGTCTGAACAGGCAAGCTTGAGGATTGGGAGAAGATCACAGAAAAAGTGTGGGATGGAATGGGAGGCACAGCAAGAAAGCTGAGCTATGAGAAAAGTAAGTGAGAAAGCCAGGAGGCGGGAGCAGAGCCAGGACGCGGCCACCAGCAGCAGGCAGCGCTGGGGATGCATGATTGTGGTGTAGCGTAGAGGACGGCAGATGGCCATGTAGGGATCATACACTATCATGGCCAGCAGGAAGTCATCCAGCAGGGCCAATGCCATGAAGAAGTGCATCTGCATGAGACACTCAGTGTAGGAGATGGTGTGATGCAGTGTCTGGATGTTCACAGCACCTTGGGGACAATGGTGCAGGTGAAACAGGTATCGATGAAGGACAGGTTGGCCAGGAAGAAGTACATGGGGGTGTGGAGATGAGGGTCAGAACCAATGGCCAGGATGATGAGTAGGTTTCCCAAAATGGTGACCAGGTACATGCCCAGGAAGAGCCCAAACAGGAGAGGCTGCTGCTCTGGGTGCTCAGGGAAGCCCAGGAGCAGGAAGTCAGAGATGCtggtttcatttctaatttcctTCTAAAGCGGAAAAAGTAGCAGGTAATTCTGATTAAGTAAgctatcctttaaaaattacagagTCCATGGACATTggtatgtttttctttgttctttgggGAGGTCACTCTGATTCACTAATGGCTGTAATTGCGTGTTTGCAAATATGTACAGATATGGAGACTGTGGACGATGATAATGAAAGGTTGGGATGAAGGTGTTCTTTGGTTTCTAGAATACTGTAATATCGCAAGTTTTCCTCACATATCACCTGA encodes:
- the LOC111531951 gene encoding LOW QUALITY PROTEIN: olfactory receptor-like protein OLF4 (The sequence of the model RefSeq protein was modified relative to this genomic sequence to represent the inferred CDS: inserted 1 base in 1 codon), coding for MVQMELKPELAQAKVAASSFYYYKEIRNETSISDFLLLGFPEHPEQQPLLFGLFLGMYLVTILGNLLIILAIGSDPHLHTPMYFFLANLSFIDTCFTCTIVPKVXVNIQTLHHTISYTECLMQMHFFMALALLDDFLLAMIVYDPYMAICRPLRYTTIMHPQRCLLLVAASWLCSRLLAFSLTFLIAQLSCCASHSIPHFFCDLLPILKLACSDTRVFHIIMFTETTLSEVIPLTCVLVSYAHIKHTILRIPSAEGKHKVFSTCGSHLTVVTLFYGTVFLVYFQSSSPYSADAGMIVSVVYTMVTPMLNLFVYSLRNRDMKGALQKFLGLGKCCTQYRGKMDAQYHKQFNR